The Flavobacterium sp. 123 genome contains a region encoding:
- a CDS encoding M17 family metallopeptidase, with translation MKTNTIQNLDNFSGTILIPVFETYEKSIVPISFNGLEIPAKVFYGKKDTHYAVEQNNAIYLFIGLGEKIDYKSLKTVFRSVSSKQKDKLNTNIALVLPEQFDDNQVEAIVSGLFLGTYDLGHFKSDKKIHPFLESDFVLNLFSEKDYLPTIKKGIKIAKAQLEIYNLVDLPPNNVTPKYLAKWAQETGKKYGFDVEVLDFEASKKAKLGAFLAVGKGSENEPQFVIMNYTPKENVAKIKHIGLVGKGITFDTGGLNIKTSGMLHMKCDMAGGAAVFGAMQLIADLQLPVKVTAIVPCAENSVDAKSFVPSDVIHSYSGHSIEIIDTDAEGRLVLADGLSYLITNYKPEYIIDIATLTGSSVGTFGYECAALFTNNDEISKKLQESGDEIGERLWPLPLWEAYKSDIESDIADVKNYSGKPVAGAISAAKFLEYFTQEHPAWAHLDIAGVAFGDDEFAKSKHATAYGVHLLTKFIENL, from the coding sequence ATGAAAACAAATACAATTCAAAATCTAGATAATTTTTCAGGAACAATTTTAATTCCTGTTTTTGAAACTTACGAAAAAAGCATTGTCCCAATATCGTTTAACGGATTGGAAATACCAGCTAAAGTTTTTTATGGAAAAAAAGACACTCATTATGCTGTTGAACAAAATAATGCTATTTATTTGTTCATTGGTTTAGGAGAGAAAATTGATTACAAATCATTGAAAACTGTTTTTAGAAGTGTTTCTTCCAAACAAAAAGATAAATTAAACACGAATATAGCGCTTGTTTTACCAGAACAATTTGATGACAATCAAGTGGAAGCAATTGTATCTGGATTGTTTTTAGGAACCTATGATTTAGGACATTTCAAGTCAGATAAAAAAATCCATCCTTTTTTAGAATCTGATTTTGTTTTAAATTTATTTTCTGAAAAAGATTATTTACCTACAATCAAAAAAGGAATAAAAATTGCCAAAGCACAGCTCGAAATCTACAATCTAGTTGATTTACCTCCAAATAATGTAACTCCAAAATATTTAGCTAAATGGGCTCAAGAAACTGGAAAAAAATATGGCTTTGATGTTGAAGTTCTTGATTTTGAAGCTTCAAAAAAAGCAAAATTAGGTGCTTTTTTAGCGGTAGGAAAAGGCAGTGAAAATGAGCCTCAATTTGTAATTATGAATTACACTCCAAAAGAAAATGTAGCTAAGATAAAACATATTGGATTGGTAGGTAAAGGAATTACTTTTGATACTGGCGGATTGAATATAAAAACATCTGGGATGCTTCACATGAAATGCGATATGGCTGGTGGAGCAGCGGTATTTGGTGCAATGCAACTTATTGCAGATTTACAATTACCAGTAAAAGTTACTGCAATTGTTCCTTGCGCAGAAAATTCAGTTGATGCAAAATCATTTGTACCAAGTGATGTGATTCACAGCTATAGCGGACATTCTATTGAAATTATTGATACAGATGCTGAAGGAAGATTGGTCTTAGCTGACGGACTTTCGTATTTAATTACAAATTACAAACCCGAATATATCATTGATATTGCAACACTTACAGGAAGTAGCGTAGGAACATTTGGTTATGAATGTGCAGCATTATTTACCAATAATGACGAAATTTCAAAAAAACTACAAGAATCAGGAGATGAAATTGGGGAGAGATTATGGCCTTTACCACTTTGGGAGGCTTACAAATCTGATATTGAAAGTGATATTGCTGATGTCAAAAATTATAGCGGAAAACCAGTAGCTGGAGCCATTAGTGCCGCTAAATTTTTAGAATATTTCACTCAAGAACATCCTGCTTGGGCACATTTAGATATTGCTGGAGTAGCTTTTGGAGATGATGAATTTGCAAAAAGCAAACACGCAACTGCTTACGGAGTTCATTTATTGACTAAATTCATTGAAAATTTATAG
- a CDS encoding acetyl-CoA carboxylase biotin carboxylase subunit family protein: protein MKNAKTFICISNYFKGADFLINLKNLGNKVYLVTSEKLRNSPWPNEHIDEIFYMEGQDMDWNLEHLLLGVGNLMKSTKIDAIVALDDYDVEKATYLRENLRIDGMGQTTGRYFRDKLAMRMRAKSCGIPIPNFCSLFNDHDINTFADTIPAPWVLKPRSEASANGIIKIFDKESLWIHINEMGNNRFKYLLEQFKPGDVYHCDSLILDRKILFSLTSKYLATPMEISQGGGVFRSANIAYNSEDEKAIKAVNEQVLKGFGLKHGAAHTEFIKCKEDGKIYFLETSSRVGGAHIAEMVAEASNINLWKEWAAIEDSLVKETKYTLPKVKKEYAGIVLTLSKYQHPDLSSFSDPEVCFRVPLDYHAGLIVKSDKQERVLELLNTYTDRFVNDFTAIVAQNKVSNLH from the coding sequence ATGAAAAACGCAAAGACTTTTATCTGTATTTCAAATTATTTCAAAGGAGCTGATTTTTTAATTAATTTAAAAAACTTAGGCAATAAAGTCTATTTAGTAACTAGTGAAAAACTAAGAAATTCACCTTGGCCAAACGAACATATAGATGAGATTTTTTATATGGAAGGGCAAGATATGGATTGGAATTTAGAACATTTGTTACTTGGCGTTGGAAATTTAATGAAATCAACTAAAATAGATGCTATAGTGGCTCTTGATGATTATGATGTTGAAAAAGCAACTTATCTTCGAGAGAATCTTCGAATTGACGGAATGGGGCAAACCACAGGGCGTTATTTTAGAGATAAACTTGCTATGCGCATGAGAGCAAAAAGTTGCGGTATTCCAATACCTAATTTTTGTTCTTTATTCAACGATCATGATATTAATACTTTTGCTGATACAATTCCAGCTCCTTGGGTTTTGAAACCACGTTCCGAAGCTTCCGCAAATGGTATCATAAAAATATTTGACAAAGAAAGTTTGTGGATACATATCAACGAAATGGGGAATAACAGATTCAAATATCTATTGGAACAGTTCAAGCCTGGTGATGTTTACCATTGTGATAGCTTGATTTTAGATCGTAAAATTTTGTTCAGTCTGACTTCAAAATATTTGGCAACGCCAATGGAAATTTCACAAGGAGGGGGCGTATTTCGTTCTGCTAATATTGCATATAATTCTGAGGATGAAAAAGCTATAAAAGCGGTTAACGAACAAGTTTTGAAAGGTTTTGGATTAAAACATGGGGCTGCACATACTGAATTTATAAAATGTAAAGAAGATGGTAAAATCTATTTTCTGGAAACATCATCCCGAGTTGGTGGTGCACATATAGCCGAAATGGTAGCAGAAGCTTCAAATATAAATTTATGGAAAGAGTGGGCGGCAATTGAAGATTCTTTGGTAAAAGAAACTAAGTACACACTCCCTAAAGTAAAAAAAGAATATGCTGGAATCGTCTTAACCTTATCAAAATACCAACATCCAGATTTATCCTCTTTTTCAGATCCGGAAGTTTGCTTTAGAGTTCCACTCGATTATCATGCTGGATTAATTGTTAAATCAGACAAGCAAGAAAGGGTTTTAGAACTTTTAAATACCTATACCGATAGATTCGTAAATGATTTTACAGCCATCGTAGCACAAAATAAAGTTTCTAATTTGCACTAA
- a CDS encoding M1 family metallopeptidase: MKKQLLILCIAFLSVTSMNAQGLLSKSNVVFTRQDTLRGSITKERVWWDVKKYHLDIKVNPLDSTITGYNTIQYKVLKEYNKMQIDLQNPMEIYKVIQDGVALKYTREGNAFFIELVASQKIGQTKELIVFYGGKPKIAVRPPWDGGITWKKDTNGKPFIASSCQGLGASVWWPNKDHMYDEVENMLISVNVPKGLMDVSNGRLQSVKHLKDGTTTYNWYVSNPINNYGVNINIGDYVSFSEKFKGEKGDLDCSYYVLRDNLAKAKTQFKDATRMLKAFEYWFGPYPFYEDSYKLVEAPYLGMEHQSSVTYGNGYRNGYRGRDLSGTGWGLKFDFIIIHESGHEWFANNITYKDIADMWIHESFTNYSESLFVEYYYGKQAGFDYVKGTRQNIENESTIIGHYDVNNEGSGDMYYKGGNMLHTLRQIVNDDEKWRGILRGLNSTFYHQTVTTKQIEDYLSQQVGIDLNPFFNQYLRDIRIPTLEYCFKDEHLTYKWANCVPGFNMPVKVTVNGNEKLLNPTTEWSSTAANAENNTLEVDPNFYVANFNILK; this comes from the coding sequence ATGAAAAAACAACTTCTTATTCTTTGTATTGCATTTCTTTCGGTCACTTCTATGAATGCACAAGGCTTACTTTCAAAATCAAATGTTGTATTTACAAGGCAAGATACTTTACGTGGAAGTATTACAAAAGAAAGAGTTTGGTGGGATGTCAAAAAGTACCATTTAGACATTAAAGTAAATCCTTTAGATAGCACTATTACAGGATATAACACTATTCAATATAAAGTATTGAAAGAATATAATAAAATGCAAATAGATTTACAAAATCCAATGGAAATCTATAAAGTAATTCAAGATGGTGTAGCATTAAAATACACTAGAGAAGGAAATGCTTTTTTTATTGAATTAGTTGCATCCCAAAAAATCGGACAAACTAAAGAATTAATTGTGTTTTATGGTGGAAAACCAAAAATTGCTGTGAGACCACCTTGGGACGGAGGAATTACTTGGAAAAAAGATACCAATGGAAAACCATTTATTGCTTCCTCCTGTCAAGGTTTAGGTGCCAGTGTATGGTGGCCAAACAAAGATCACATGTACGATGAAGTCGAAAATATGCTTATCAGTGTGAATGTTCCTAAGGGATTAATGGATGTTTCAAACGGTCGTTTGCAAAGTGTAAAGCATTTAAAAGATGGCACAACAACTTACAATTGGTATGTTTCAAACCCTATTAACAATTACGGTGTAAACATAAATATAGGAGATTATGTTTCTTTTTCAGAAAAATTCAAAGGAGAAAAAGGTGATTTAGATTGTAGTTACTATGTACTAAGAGATAATTTAGCCAAAGCAAAAACACAATTTAAAGACGCTACTCGCATGCTTAAAGCCTTCGAATATTGGTTTGGACCTTATCCTTTTTATGAAGATAGTTATAAATTGGTAGAAGCTCCTTATTTAGGTATGGAACATCAAAGCAGCGTCACTTATGGCAATGGGTATCGAAACGGTTATCGAGGTAGAGATTTGAGCGGAACAGGATGGGGTTTGAAATTTGATTTTATAATCATTCATGAATCGGGTCATGAGTGGTTTGCAAATAATATCACATACAAAGATATTGCTGATATGTGGATTCATGAGAGTTTTACAAATTACTCCGAAAGCCTTTTTGTGGAATACTACTACGGAAAACAAGCTGGTTTTGATTATGTAAAAGGAACTAGACAAAATATCGAAAATGAATCAACTATTATTGGTCATTATGATGTAAACAATGAAGGTTCAGGTGATATGTATTACAAAGGTGGAAATATGCTACATACTTTACGCCAAATTGTAAATGATGATGAAAAATGGAGAGGTATACTAAGAGGTTTAAACAGTACTTTTTACCATCAAACAGTAACGACAAAACAAATTGAAGACTATCTGAGTCAACAAGTTGGTATAGATTTAAATCCGTTTTTCAATCAGTATTTAAGAGATATCAGAATTCCAACTTTAGAATACTGTTTTAAAGATGAACATCTTACTTACAAATGGGCTAATTGTGTTCCTGGATTTAATATGCCTGTGAAAGTAACTGTTAATGGAAATGAAAAACTATTAAATCCTACAACAGAGTGGAGTAGTACTGCTGCTAATGCGGAAAACAACACCCTAGAAGTAGATCCGAATTTTTATGTAGCAAATTTTAATATTTTAAAATAA
- a CDS encoding AraC family transcriptional regulator encodes MKIVFEDIKRLAGSSFRILVNPKLNDFYYWHFHPEFELTFIEAPHGTRRVGNHVGEFEGSDLVFIGSNIPHLNFDYGIRTEYQKVVLQIKEDFFKNDFVTTPELSAIYQLFENSKKAICFNGTTREMVGKRLKKIHLLPNFEQFIEVLSLFQMLATSDERTFLHEEAFENFYNNKEQSRLKVVYKFIENNFQRNITIEEMGTLTHLSKAAFCRYFKKMTRLTFTEFLNQYRIEQAKRLLKEDKNVTETCFECGFESLSYFNRIFKKVVGQNPIQFKKI; translated from the coding sequence ATGAAAATTGTTTTTGAAGATATCAAACGCTTAGCAGGAAGTTCTTTCCGAATTTTAGTGAATCCCAAACTAAATGACTTTTATTATTGGCATTTTCATCCTGAATTTGAATTAACATTTATTGAAGCGCCACATGGTACAAGACGAGTAGGAAATCATGTAGGTGAATTTGAGGGTTCTGATTTGGTTTTTATAGGTTCTAATATTCCCCATTTAAATTTTGATTATGGAATCAGAACGGAATACCAAAAAGTGGTTTTACAAATCAAAGAAGATTTTTTTAAAAATGATTTTGTAACTACTCCAGAACTTTCGGCAATTTATCAATTATTTGAAAATTCAAAAAAAGCAATTTGTTTTAATGGAACCACGAGAGAAATGGTTGGTAAACGTTTAAAAAAAATTCATCTTTTACCAAACTTCGAACAGTTTATTGAAGTATTGTCTCTATTTCAAATGTTGGCAACATCTGATGAGAGGACTTTTTTACACGAAGAAGCTTTTGAAAATTTTTATAATAATAAAGAGCAATCCAGATTGAAAGTTGTCTATAAGTTTATTGAGAATAATTTTCAAAGAAACATAACAATAGAGGAAATGGGCACACTAACTCATTTGTCTAAAGCTGCTTTTTGCCGATATTTTAAGAAAATGACACGATTAACTTTTACTGAATTTTTGAATCAATATCGCATAGAACAAGCTAAACGTTTGTTGAAAGAGGATAAAAATGTAACCGAAACTTGTTTTGAATGTGGTTTTGAAAGTCTGTCCTATTTTAATAGAATTTTCAAAAAGGTTGTTGGACAAAACCCAATTCAATTCAAAAAAATATAA
- a CDS encoding phytanoyl-CoA dioxygenase family protein, which produces MENKNQTMNPTMTPTMATNAHKDIPGNPSVAKSSVHKLNSRSNGEPLRLLTEEQWNFWIENGFIVIKNAVPKENAKRLADFIWEFEEKDPNNPETWYAPPRAEMQMKELNNSGMVELYNHQYQWDNRQMQKVYDAFADVWGTEKLWVTIDRANLNFPVRPDHEFKGFIHWDYDPETKPQNVQGVLALVDADDENMGGFQCIPELFRTYDTWKLTQPEDRNRFQPDTTGFEGQFVKPKMEAGDLLIFNSSQPHGIRPNLTKDRVRVAQYISMMPAEEDNEELKEWRINSWKNRIAPVGYAFPGDPRNWEQTKHKTAELSELGKKLLGIEKW; this is translated from the coding sequence ATGGAAAACAAGAACCAAACCATGAACCCTACAATGACGCCAACTATGGCTACTAACGCACATAAAGATATTCCTGGAAATCCTTCTGTTGCAAAATCTAGTGTACACAAATTAAACAGTCGCTCAAATGGTGAGCCGCTTCGTTTATTAACTGAAGAGCAATGGAATTTCTGGATTGAAAATGGCTTTATCGTAATCAAAAATGCTGTACCAAAAGAAAATGCAAAAAGATTAGCAGATTTCATTTGGGAATTTGAAGAAAAAGACCCTAATAATCCTGAAACATGGTACGCACCTCCAAGAGCAGAAATGCAGATGAAAGAATTAAACAATAGCGGAATGGTGGAATTATACAACCACCAATACCAATGGGACAATCGCCAAATGCAAAAAGTATACGATGCATTTGCTGATGTTTGGGGGACAGAAAAATTATGGGTAACAATTGACAGAGCTAATCTAAATTTTCCAGTAAGACCTGACCACGAATTCAAAGGATTTATTCATTGGGATTATGATCCAGAAACAAAACCTCAAAACGTTCAAGGTGTATTGGCATTAGTAGATGCGGACGATGAAAATATGGGTGGTTTTCAATGTATACCTGAACTATTCCGTACTTATGACACATGGAAATTAACGCAACCTGAAGATAGAAATCGCTTTCAACCTGACACTACAGGTTTTGAAGGACAATTCGTAAAACCTAAAATGGAAGCGGGTGATTTACTAATTTTTAATAGTTCACAACCCCACGGAATTCGTCCAAATTTAACAAAAGATAGAGTGAGAGTGGCACAATATATTTCAATGATGCCTGCTGAAGAAGATAACGAAGAATTAAAAGAATGGCGAATCAATTCTTGGAAAAACCGAATTGCGCCAGTGGGATATGCATTCCCTGGAGATCCTCGCAACTGGGAGCAAACCAAACACAAAACTGCTGAGTTGAGTGAATTGGGAAAAAAACTCCTTGGAATAGAGAAGTGGTAA
- a CDS encoding sugar phosphate isomerase/epimerase — protein sequence MIKRREFLINAGLALGALAIAPTFAFDSRKKAIGIQLWTLRDTLPKDVKGVLAQVGKVGFTEVETFGYSVDKGFFGTSVHDFKSMLDDNGLKATSNHFDFNSMIKDGTTDLVKSYIETANHLGSEYVTVPYVIQELRGKTGDDYKKLAEQVNKVGELCKAGGLKLAYHNHDFEFTKFGDTNGYEILLNETDKNLVDFEMDLYWVVRSGNDPLQLFKDHPGRFKMWHVKDMDKVNPDWNAEIGTGSIDFKSIFAQAELAGMKRFFLEHETNYKPNPIVSTAISYDYIKKNLI from the coding sequence ATGATAAAAAGAAGAGAATTTTTAATTAATGCAGGATTAGCATTGGGAGCTTTAGCAATTGCACCAACATTTGCTTTCGACTCAAGAAAAAAAGCTATCGGAATTCAATTATGGACACTAAGAGATACATTGCCTAAAGATGTTAAAGGAGTTTTAGCTCAAGTAGGGAAAGTTGGCTTCACTGAAGTAGAAACTTTTGGCTATTCTGTTGACAAAGGCTTTTTTGGAACATCAGTACATGATTTTAAATCAATGCTTGATGATAACGGTTTAAAAGCAACTAGTAATCATTTTGATTTTAATTCAATGATTAAAGATGGTACAACTGATTTGGTTAAATCATATATTGAAACTGCTAATCATTTAGGAAGTGAGTATGTAACCGTACCTTATGTAATTCAAGAACTAAGAGGAAAAACGGGTGATGATTATAAAAAACTAGCGGAACAAGTTAATAAAGTTGGAGAGCTTTGTAAAGCTGGAGGTTTAAAATTAGCATATCATAATCATGATTTTGAATTTACAAAATTTGGGGATACAAATGGATATGAGATTTTATTGAATGAAACTGATAAAAATTTAGTTGATTTTGAAATGGATTTATACTGGGTAGTTCGTTCAGGTAATGATCCATTGCAATTATTTAAAGATCACCCGGGTCGTTTCAAAATGTGGCATGTTAAAGATATGGATAAAGTTAATCCAGATTGGAATGCAGAAATAGGAACTGGCTCAATTGATTTTAAATCTATTTTTGCTCAAGCTGAGCTTGCAGGTATGAAACGTTTCTTTTTAGAACACGAAACAAATTACAAACCAAACCCAATAGTGTCTACCGCTATAAGTTATGATTACATCAAGAAAAATTTGATATAA
- a CDS encoding hydroxypyruvate isomerase family protein, whose protein sequence is MSTNLDRRSVIKGILAGTAVIGISSGFSDFEDSKQDKKLQSNMLKGNINHSVARWCFNDLDIETLCIEAKKLGITGIDLVGPKDWPILKKYNMVSTMCNGAEINLIDGFNDLQFHEILIKNYTEMIPLVAEAGYKNLICFSGSRRGKTDEEGWNNCVIGLQKLIPLAEKHNVTLVMELLNSKIDHKDYQCDRTHWGVELAKRLGSENFKLLYDIYHMQIDEGDVIRNIRDNHQYIAHFHTAGVPGRNEIDETQELNYPAIMKAIAKTGFQGFVGQEFIPKNLNKLASLKQAITICDI, encoded by the coding sequence ATGAGTACCAATTTAGATAGAAGATCTGTTATTAAAGGAATATTAGCAGGAACTGCTGTTATTGGTATTTCTTCTGGATTTTCTGATTTTGAGGATTCTAAACAGGACAAAAAATTGCAATCGAATATGCTTAAAGGAAATATTAATCATTCTGTTGCAAGATGGTGTTTTAATGATTTAGACATTGAGACACTTTGTATAGAAGCTAAAAAATTAGGAATCACAGGTATTGATTTGGTTGGACCAAAAGATTGGCCAATATTAAAAAAGTATAATATGGTTTCTACCATGTGTAATGGGGCTGAAATAAATCTAATTGATGGTTTTAATGATCTTCAATTTCACGAGATACTCATTAAAAATTATACCGAAATGATACCTTTAGTTGCTGAAGCTGGTTATAAAAACTTGATTTGCTTTAGCGGAAGCCGAAGAGGAAAAACGGATGAAGAAGGCTGGAATAATTGTGTTATAGGTTTACAGAAATTAATTCCGTTAGCCGAAAAACACAATGTAACTTTAGTTATGGAATTGCTCAATAGCAAAATTGATCACAAGGATTACCAATGTGACAGAACGCATTGGGGTGTGGAATTAGCTAAACGTTTAGGATCTGAGAATTTTAAATTGCTTTATGATATTTACCATATGCAAATTGATGAAGGTGATGTCATTAGAAACATTAGAGACAATCATCAATATATTGCTCATTTTCATACTGCAGGCGTTCCTGGTCGAAATGAAATTGACGAAACACAGGAACTTAATTATCCTGCAATAATGAAAGCTATTGCTAAAACTGGTTTTCAAGGATTTGTTGGCCAAGAATTCATTCCTAAAAATCTAAATAAATTGGCCTCATTGAAACAGGCTATAACAATTTGTGATATTTAA
- a CDS encoding nucleoside permease, whose protein sequence is MNTTTRIKLSTMMFLEFFIWGAWFVTLGTFLGNNLSATGSETAAVFSTQSWGAIIAPFIIGLIADRYFNAEKILGILHLVGAFLMYQMYQSEQVGMFYTYVLSYMVLYMPTLALVNSVAFNQMKDPEKEFANIRVWGTIGWILAGLAISFVFHWDTSEAISQGMLKNTFLLAGIAALILGVFSFTLPATPPKVSDEKIKISDIIGLDALKLLKDKNFAVFFISSILICIPLAFYYQNAHPFLTEAGVENPTGKMAIGQISEALFLLLIPVFFSRFGFKKTILVGMLAWAIRYVLFAYGNGNDLSFMLIIGIALHGICYDFFFVSGQIYTNSKAGEKYKSAAQGLITLATYGVGMLIGFAVAGWITDNYKTLEGGINWQMVWIIPAGIALAVFILFALLFNDKNKTEEVSSAA, encoded by the coding sequence ATGAATACTACTACCCGAATTAAATTATCAACCATGATGTTTTTAGAATTTTTTATCTGGGGCGCCTGGTTTGTAACACTAGGTACTTTTTTAGGTAATAATCTAAGTGCAACTGGATCTGAAACTGCTGCTGTTTTTTCAACACAATCATGGGGTGCAATCATTGCTCCTTTCATCATTGGTTTAATTGCAGACCGCTATTTTAATGCAGAAAAGATATTAGGTATTCTTCATCTTGTTGGTGCATTTTTGATGTATCAAATGTATCAATCAGAACAAGTAGGTATGTTTTATACTTATGTATTGAGTTATATGGTTTTATATATGCCAACATTAGCACTTGTAAACTCAGTTGCTTTTAATCAAATGAAAGATCCTGAAAAAGAGTTTGCAAACATTAGGGTTTGGGGTACTATTGGTTGGATTTTAGCTGGATTAGCTATTAGTTTTGTATTCCATTGGGATACTTCAGAAGCAATATCACAAGGAATGCTTAAAAATACTTTCTTATTAGCTGGTATTGCTGCGTTAATATTAGGTGTTTTCAGTTTTACTTTACCTGCTACTCCTCCAAAAGTTTCAGATGAAAAAATTAAGATTTCAGATATTATCGGTCTTGATGCTCTAAAACTTTTGAAAGACAAAAACTTCGCAGTATTTTTTATCTCATCAATTCTTATTTGTATTCCCCTAGCCTTTTATTATCAAAATGCACACCCATTTTTAACAGAAGCTGGAGTTGAAAATCCAACAGGAAAAATGGCAATAGGTCAAATATCTGAAGCATTATTTTTATTGTTAATTCCTGTATTTTTTAGCCGTTTCGGATTTAAGAAAACTATTTTAGTGGGTATGTTAGCTTGGGCTATTCGTTATGTATTATTTGCTTATGGTAATGGTAATGATTTGAGTTTCATGTTAATCATTGGAATTGCGTTACATGGTATTTGTTATGATTTCTTTTTTGTATCAGGGCAAATCTACACCAACTCTAAAGCTGGTGAAAAATATAAAAGTGCCGCTCAAGGGTTAATCACTTTAGCTACATATGGTGTAGGAATGTTGATTGGTTTTGCTGTAGCAGGCTGGATTACTGATAATTACAAAACCTTAGAAGGTGGTATTAATTGGCAAATGGTTTGGATTATTCCTGCAGGAATAGCTTTGGCTGTATTTATACTTTTTGCCCTTTTATTTAATGATAAAAATAAAACAGAAGAGGTTTCTTCTGCTGCATAA
- a CDS encoding DUF1080 domain-containing protein — protein sequence MIQTANGQTLPKGFKSIFDGQTTTGWHSYGKKTAGTAWKIEDGVLHFDPAAAKNGQGGDLVTDIDYENFHLKLEWKVAPKSNSGIIFYVNEDLDKYKNTYETGLEMQVLDNDGHPDGKIEKHRAGDLYDLIKSSSEPVKPVGEWNSVDLVCKFGKLTMLLNGVKVVETTLWDDNFKALVAGSKFAGWPGFASSKKGKIALQDHGENVWYRNIMIKEWNSMKVTTGCETGM from the coding sequence ATGATTCAAACAGCAAATGGACAAACATTACCAAAAGGATTTAAATCAATATTTGATGGACAAACAACAACTGGATGGCATTCTTACGGAAAGAAAACTGCTGGTACAGCTTGGAAAATTGAAGATGGAGTCTTACACTTTGATCCTGCGGCGGCTAAAAATGGTCAAGGAGGAGATTTAGTAACAGATATAGATTATGAGAATTTTCATTTGAAATTAGAATGGAAAGTAGCTCCAAAATCAAACAGTGGTATTATTTTTTATGTAAATGAAGATTTAGATAAATATAAAAATACTTATGAAACAGGTTTAGAAATGCAAGTTTTAGACAATGACGGTCATCCTGACGGGAAAATCGAAAAACACAGAGCAGGAGATTTGTATGATTTAATTAAAAGTTCTTCAGAGCCAGTAAAACCAGTTGGCGAATGGAATTCAGTTGATTTAGTATGCAAATTTGGAAAACTAACGATGTTGCTTAATGGTGTAAAAGTTGTTGAAACAACACTTTGGGATGATAATTTTAAAGCATTGGTTGCTGGTAGTAAATTTGCTGGATGGCCAGGTTTTGCTTCGTCTAAAAAAGGTAAAATTGCTTTGCAAGATCACGGTGAAAATGTTTGGTATAGAAACATTATGATTAAAGAATGGAATTCAATGAAAGTTACAACTGGTTGTGAAACAGGAATGTAA